The DNA segment CTGGTCATCCGCAACGTCGGGGGCGGGCGGCCGGGCGAGGTCGACCGGGCCACGCTGGGCAACCCGGGCAAGTTCACCTTCTGCTTCGCGGAGGCGGAGGACAGTTCGCCGTTCGAGCCGTTCTCCGTGTCACGCGGCCTGCCGGTCGGCACGTCGGCCGTGACGCTCTTCGCCGGGGCCGGGGTGCAGCCGGTGGTCGACCAGCACTCCCGCCGGCCCGAGTCGCTGGCGCGCTCGTACGCCGCCGCGTTGCGGGTCAACGCCCACCCCAAGCTGCCGATCGCGTTCGACGCGATGCTCGTGGTCTCCCCCGAGCACGGCCGGGTCTTCCGCGACGCGAGGTGGGACCGCGCGCGGCTGCTGGCCGAGCTGCACGAGCTGCTGCTCCTCCCGGGCAGGGACATCGTCGAGGGCGCCGCCGACATCGACGAGGGGATCCCGGAGGCCTTCCGCGACAGCGTGCTGCCGAAGTTCCGCGACGGCGGGCTGCTCGTCGTGCACGCCGGTGGCACGGCCGGCATGTTCTCGGCCATCATCGGTGGTTGGGTGAGTGGGGATTCCGGAAGCCAGCCGGTCACCGTGGAGGTGCGCTCATGAGAACCGTGCTCGATCCGACCGGGGAGCTGCGGCCGGCGACCCGTGAGCTGCTGTCACGCCCGGCCTCGTTGAACGGACGGACCGTCGGCCTGCTCGACATCTCCAAGCCGCGCGGAGACGTGTTCCTCGACACCCTCGCGGCCCGGCTCGCGGAGCGGGGCGCGACCGTCGAGCGCTACCGCAAGCCGACGTTCACCAAGCCGGCGCCCGTCGACCTTCGGCACGAGATCGCCACCCGTTGCGAGGTGGTCATCGAGGCGCTCGCGGATTGAGGGTCGTGCACGTCGTGCAGTGTGCACGACATCGCCGACCTCGAACGCCGTGGCGTCGTGGGCGTCTTCGTCGCCTCGACGGAGTTCGTCGCGGCGGCCGCCGCGCAGTCGCGGGCCCTGGGCTTCCCGGCCGCATCCGTCTTCGTGCCCCATCCGATCCAGGACCGCACCGACGAGGAGATGCGGGCCCTGGCCGAGGCCGCAGTCGAGGAGATCGTGCGCGCGGTGACCGACGAAGGGACCAACGGCTCCTGAACTCGTGACGTCCGCCCGTCCACCACCAGGGCCGACGGGCGCACGATCGAGACGTGATCACGAAAGGCTTCGTCGCCCTCGCCGTTGCGGCCCTCGCCGCGGGCTGCGGCGGTGCGACGCAGACCGCGGCACCCTCCTCGCCGACGCCCACCCCGAGCGCGCCGGCGACCACATCACCCTCCGGGTCCCCTTCGGCGTCGCCCGCACCCTCGTCGACGCCGACCGCCACCACCGTGGCGGTCTACTTCCTGCACGGCGAGCACGTCACGCCGGTCGCCCGCACCGCGCGCTCAGCGGCGGTCGCCACCGAGGCAGTGCGGGCGCTGCTGGCCGGCCCGACCGCCGCGGAGTCGCACGAAGGACTCACCTCCAGCATCCCCATCGGCACGTCGCTGCGGTCGATCGCGATCACCGGCGGCACCGCGGTCGTGGACCTGAGCGCGGCCTACGGCAGCGGCGGCGGGAGCCTGTCGATGAGCACGCGGCTCGGGCAGCTCGTCGCGACGCTGACGCAGTTTCCGACCGTGCGCGACGTGCGACTGTGGCTCGACGGCAAGCCGACCGGAACGCTCGGCGGTGAGGGCCTCGTCGTAGACCGCCCGCTCGGCCTCGCCGACGTCGAGTCCTCGCTGCCGGCGATCCTGGTGGACAGGCCGCTGCCGGGAAGCACCGTGCACAGCCCGTTGCGCGTCCGCGGCTCCGCCAACGTGTTCGAGGCGGTCTTCCAGATCGAGGTGACGGACTGGGACGGGCGGATCGTGGGCCGGCAGATCGTGCACGCGACGTCGGGTACAGGCACCCGCGGCACCTTCGACGTGACCGTTCCCTACACCGTCGACCGAGCCGGTCACGGTGAGCTGATCGTCTACACGCTCTCCCCTCGCGACGGCAGCCGCGACCACATCGGGGAGACGCCGCTGCTCGTCGCGCCCTAACCGGGCTGCTGACCCGGATCGCGGCGGTGGGGGTCCGCTCCCGCCGCCGCTACGCCGCGTCGGCGCGCAGCGGGAACCCGACGACCGCCTCCAGCTGTGCCAGCGCGTCGTCGGGGTCGACGACCTTGATCGTGTGCATGCCCAGGGCCTTGGCCGGCTTGAGGTTGACGCCCAGGTCGTCGAGGAACACGGCTGCCGACGGCTCGATGCCCAGCAGCTCGCAGGAGATCTCGTAGAAGTGCGGGTCGGGCTTGCGTACGCCGACCGTGCTGGACTCGACCACGACGTCGAAGAGCTCGACGACGTGGGCGACGTCGGAGTCGCGTTCCTGCACGGTCGCGAAGTTGTTGGTCAGCAAGGCGGTCTTGAGCCGCTCGCCGCACCGGCGTACGGCCTCCACCATCGCCGGCCGCAGCTCGCCGCGCAGCAGCGCGATGACCGTGCGGGCGTCGATCTCGTATCCGGCGGCGCGCGCCTCGGACTCGAACAGGTGGCAGAACTCGTCGAAGTCAACCGCGCCGCGTTCCATCTGCGCCCATGCGTTGGCGTCGGGGTTGGTGGCGTTGAGCCCGCGGATGAAGCCGGCCGGCAGTCCGAGGTCGCGCTCGTAGGCCGCGAACGCCTCGAACGGGCTCGACAGGATCACTCCGCCGAAGTCGAACAGCACCGCCTCGATGTCCGCCACGGCCGGCATCCTCGCACGGCGCCGCGATGCCTCAACCTCCGAGCCGTCGCAGCACCGCGGCGAAGTCCGGCGGCGGGCGGAACGTCACCCGATCCGGGTCGACCGTCGCGGGCAGCAGCGAGAGCGTGCCGGCGCGCCACCAGTAGAGATGCGGCGACAGCGAGCCGGGGCCCTGGTCGTGGAACGCGTAGGCGTTGACGACCATCGCCTGCACCGCCGGCACCACCGTCGCGTCGCCGATCGGGTGCACCAGCAGCAGGTGGCGGGTCGGCAGCGCGACGAGGGCTCCGTCTGCAGGTACGTCGACCAGCTCGGGCAGCCAGAACACGCTGGTCGCGGTGAAGAACGACGGCGACTCGACCGCGTGCAGGACGGCCCCGTCGACGTCGACGTCGCGCACCTGCGGCAGGCCTTCGGCGCGCACCTGCGCGCGGGCCTGTCGGTAGAGCTCCTCGAGGGGCTCGTGCCAGCTCTCGACCTGGGTCCGGGGCAGGGTCGCGATCGTGCCCGCTTCGCTCACGACGAGGGCCTCCACGACTCCCGGCGCGACCGGCCTGGCCTCGACGTCGTCCAGCAGGAACTCCGCCTCCGCGTAGAGCCGGCTGCGCAACAGGGGCCGCACCCGGTCGAGGTTGTCGTAGCCCCGCGGCCGTGACCGCACCTGCGCGAGTCCGGCCAGGTGGTCGACCAGGATCCCTCCCCAGGCGGACCGGTCGACGCCGCGGCAGAGCTGGCGCACGTTGCGCAGGTCGACGGTGCCCGCCAGGCTCATCCCCGTCAGCTCGACCTCGCCGGCCGGGTCGTAGTGCAGCACGGTCATCGACAGCCGCGGCGCCATGTCGCGGACGACCTGCTCGAAGTAGGCGTCGTCGTCGAGCGGTGGCCCGGACCCGTGCTTCGACCGCCAGGGCCTCATGCGGGAGCGAAGGCTGCGGCCTCGCGCAGCCGGCCGGCAACCTGCTCGACCGTCATCACATCCCAGGCTACGCGCGGCAGCCCGACCGGGCTGCCGCGCACCGGGCCGGACGGCTGCGGGAGACTGAGGTGATCCCGACCTCGGCACAGGAGAGAGCCGGCATGAGCCCCGAGCGCAGCCATCCCGACAGCTTCAACAGCGTCGACACCCTTGACGTCGGCGCGGCGTCGTACCGCATCCACCGGCTCGACGCGGTGAGCGGCAGCGCGCGGCTGCCGTTCAGCCTCAAGGTGCTGCTGGAGAACCTGCTGCGCAACGAGGACGGGCACAACGTCACGGCCG comes from the Mycobacteriales bacterium genome and includes:
- a CDS encoding HAD-IA family hydrolase; protein product: MADIEAVLFDFGGVILSSPFEAFAAYERDLGLPAGFIRGLNATNPDANAWAQMERGAVDFDEFCHLFESEARAAGYEIDARTVIALLRGELRPAMVEAVRRCGERLKTALLTNNFATVQERDSDVAHVVELFDVVVESSTVGVRKPDPHFYEISCELLGIEPSAAVFLDDLGVNLKPAKALGMHTIKVVDPDDALAQLEAVVGFPLRADAA
- a CDS encoding UGSC family (seleno)protein, with product MRTVLDPTGELRPATRELLSRPASLNGRTVGLLDISKPRGDVFLDTLAARLAERGATVERYRKPTFTKPAPVDLRHEIATRCEVVIEALADUGSCTSCSVHDIADLERRGVVGVFVASTEFVAAAAAQSRALGFPAASVFVPHPIQDRTDEEMRALAEAAVEEIVRAVTDEGTNGS
- a CDS encoding Gmad2 immunoglobulin-like domain-containing protein is translated as MITKGFVALAVAALAAGCGGATQTAAPSSPTPTPSAPATTSPSGSPSASPAPSSTPTATTVAVYFLHGEHVTPVARTARSAAVATEAVRALLAGPTAAESHEGLTSSIPIGTSLRSIAITGGTAVVDLSAAYGSGGGSLSMSTRLGQLVATLTQFPTVRDVRLWLDGKPTGTLGGEGLVVDRPLGLADVESSLPAILVDRPLPGSTVHSPLRVRGSANVFEAVFQIEVTDWDGRIVGRQIVHATSGTGTRGTFDVTVPYTVDRAGHGELIVYTLSPRDGSRDHIGETPLLVAP